The Primulina eburnea isolate SZY01 chromosome 6, ASM2296580v1, whole genome shotgun sequence genome contains a region encoding:
- the LOC140835446 gene encoding glycine-rich RNA-binding protein 2, mitochondrial-like, whose amino-acid sequence CLLRKKLFYVIGLSYDANETILNDAFEQCGEVIESKVICDRVSGKSKGYGFVNHCGEGSK is encoded by the exons TGTCTGCTGAGGAAAAAACTATTTTACGTGATAGGACTTTCTTATGATGCCAATGAAACCATTTTGAATGATGCGTTTGAGCAGTGTGGTGAAGTAATTGAAT CTAAGGTAATATGCGACCGAGTAAGTGGGAAATCAAAAGGATATGGATTTGTAAATCACTGTGGAGAAGGCAGCAAATAA
- the LOC140834060 gene encoding SUN domain-containing protein 1-like produces MAGSNVSTSNHLSTARRRALEKDSLTPVPVSTAAATGINGSDAVRLTATDTDPAIQRDSRKNLQKQSRKSSPTRRLSKPRWLTVVSILTKNIALLVVIVGLIQMSRWAVLNSGRNSDGFEVISGDFEGKFAELQRFVKTTMKAMQVQVDTIDSKFEDGVSLARKEFGERMEKNVEEVELKLKALDVRSDAFEKFIDGFRGKSLLSKEEFGDFFEEFMKTKNNRMGSSVALDEIKDYAREIVEKEIEKHAADGLGMVDYALASGGGRVVKHSEAYGVGKVGGLINRNRLAVDSQKMIMPSFGEPGHCFPLKGGSGFVVIKLRTAIVPVAVTIEHVAKSVAYDRSSAPKNCRVSGRLADQESSDTEFDAGKMSLLSEFTYDLEKSNAQTFKVLDSAKSTAVDTVRLDFESNHGSASYTCIYRLRVHGHELKSLPSQEIQS; encoded by the coding sequence ATGGCAGGGTCCAACGTTTCCACTTCGAATCATTTGTCCACTGCTCGCCGGCGAGCATTAGAGAAGGACTCACTGACGCCTGTTCCAGTTTCGACCGCCGCCGCTACCGGTATTAATGGCAGCGACGCCGTCAGGCTTACCGCGACTGACACAGATCCCGCGATCCAGAGAGACAGCAGAAAAAATCTACAAAAACAATCCCGAAAGTCTAGCCCGACGCGGAGGTTATCAAAGCCACGTTGGCTAACCGTGGTAAGCATTCTCACTAAGAACATAGCATTGTTGGTTGTTATAGTGGGCTTAATCCAGATGTCCAGATGGGCTGTCTTGAATTCCGGCCGCAATTCGGATGGCTTTGAAGTGATTTCAGGGGATTTTGAGGGGAAGTTCGCAGAGTTGCAGAGGTTCGTTAAGACGACCATGAAGGCCATGCAGGTGCAGGTGGATACTATTGATAGTAAATTCGAGGATGGGGTTAGTTTGGCGAGGAAGGAGTTTGGCGAGAGGATGGAGAAGAATGTGGAAGAAGTGGAGTTGAAGTTGAAGGCTTTGGATGTGAGAAGTGATGCTTTTGAGAAGTTTATTGATGGGTTTCGAGGGAAGAGCTTGCTTTCGAAGGAAGAGTTTGGCGATTTCTTTGAGGAGTTCATGAAGACTAAGAATAATAGGATGGGCAGTTCTGTGGCTTTGGATGAAATTAAGGATTATGCAAGGGAGATAGTGGAGAAGGAGATTGAAAAGCACGCAGCTGATGGATTGGGGATGGTTGATTACGCGTTAGCATCCGGAGGGGGGAGAGTGGTGAAGCATTCTGAGGCATATGGTGTTGGAAAAGTAGGCGGGTTGATAAATCGAAATAGGCTTGCTGTGGATTCTCAGAAGATGATTATGCCAAGCTTTGGAGAGCCTGGACACTGTTTTCCACTCAAGGGTGGTAGTGGATTTGTTGTGATCAAGCTTAGGACTGCCATAGTGCCCGTGGCCGTGACAATAGAACATGTTGCTAAGAGTGTAGCTTATGATAGGTCCAGTGCTCCAAAGAATTGCAGGGTATCTGGACGGTTGGCAGATCAAGAATCGAGTGATACGGAATTTGATGCCGGAAAGATGTCTCTATTGAGTGAGTTCACTTATGACCTTGAGAAGAGCAATGCTCAAACTTTTAAGGTTTTGGACTCTGCGAAATCTACGGCTGTTGATACTGTTAGGCTCGATTTTGAATCCAACCATGGGAGTGCTTCTTATACTTGCATTTATCGTTTGAGGGTTCACGGTCATGAACTCAAGTCTTTGCCGTCGCAAGAAATACAGTCATGA